One Vitis vinifera cultivar Pinot Noir 40024 chromosome 8, ASM3070453v1 genomic window carries:
- the LOC100251764 gene encoding uncharacterized protein LOC100251764, which yields MPCVDISTNVNLEGVDADPIFSDVTKAVASIIGKPENYVMVLLKGSVAISFEGNKEPAAFAEIISMGGINSEVKRKLIATIGTILQTKLSIPRTRFFLKVYDTTMAHKIAKL from the exons ATGCCTTGCGTCGATATCTCTACGAATGTGAACCTAGAAGGCGTCGACGCCGATCCAATCTTCTCCGACGTCACGAAAGCCGTGGCTTCAATCATTGGGAAGCCTGAAAAC TATGTGATGGTCCTACTGAAGGGCTCGGTGGCCATATCCTTTGAAGGAAATAAAGAACCAGCTGCATTTGCTGAGATAATATCAATGGGTGGCATCAACTCTGAAGTGAAGAGGAAGCTGATTGCCACCATCGGCACAATTCTACAGACCAAGCTCTCCATTCCCCGGACACGATTCTTCCTCAAAGTTTATGATACCACCATGGCACATAAAATCGCCAAACTTTGA
- the LOC100256897 gene encoding uncharacterized protein LOC100256897 — MPCLNLSTNVSLDGVDTSSILSEATSTVAKIIGKPEAYVMIVLKGSVPIAFGGTEQPAAYGELVSIGGLNPGTNKELSAAISAILETKLSVPKSRFFLKFYDSKGSNFGWNGSTF, encoded by the exons ATGCCTTGCCTGAACCTGTCCACTAACGTGAGCCTGGACGGCGTAGACACCTCTTCCATCCTCTCTGAGGCCACCTCTACCGTTGCCAAGATCATTGGCAAACCTGAAGCT TATGTGATGATCGTGTTGAAGGGTTCAGTACCGATTGCTTTTGGTGGGACTGAGCAGCCAGCAGCCTATGGCGAATTGGTTTCCATTGGTGGCCTTAACCCTGGTACCAATAAGGAACTGAGTGCTGCAATTTCTGCAATTCTTGAGACTAAATTGTCAGTGCCGAAGTCACGCTTCTTCCTCAAATTCTATGACTccaag GGTTCCAACTTTGGATGGAATGGGTCCACCTTCTAA
- the LOC104880025 gene encoding protein FAR1-RELATED SEQUENCE 5-like — MDKGKGKEFIIDLNDENFDYQYDSIVKTESDEETILVSDKIFNDLTVEDVWKMEFSSVEEAKEFYNLFAKVTGFSVRKDDVKRNKNQNIVSRKWVCSKEGYRHRVCLENEYRKREPKAVTRVGCEATFQIGFNKQINKWVVKEFMVDHNHPLVEQKNVQFLRSHRVIKNVDKAQLNAMRGVGMGTNQIMDYMVQQSGGYNNVGFTKKDLYNHVDADRRVHLRDGDAEGALAYLCGKSEMDPSFYYKYNVDEDNHLANLFWADSTSKLDYSCFGDVLAFDTTYWTNAYKKPLVILVGINHHHQTIVFGCALLVDESVSTYTWVLETFLDAMNNKKPLSIITDGDKAMRKAIKRIFPNSCHRLCAWHIQRNAFTNVHVKDFTNHFSKCMFMEGIVEEFECAWNDMLEMFNLHGHKWVTDIYAKRSRWAEAYLRGHFFAGMKSTQRCESMNAYLNCFLKTRLKLFEFVKHFDRALSRIRHNEAKAEFETHHSSAVLTTKLYALEKYAGTVFTRQSFLKFRDEMKNAELFFPVSIENYGGYRVHTLTKFRSPDKIWKLAGAGCWLVLVSASWRRRYCREEVVIVLKPGAEGEASWKKREVLGLGLSWGIRPNPILALVLGLSWSPSPGLLMEGPIAPYASHSHGPSL; from the exons ATGGACAAAGGCAAAGGAAAGGAATTTATCATTGATTTGAATGATGAAAACTTTGATTACCAATATGATAGCATTGTTAAAACTGAGTCTGATGAAGAGACCATTCTAGTTTCGGACaagatttttaatgatttaactGTTGAAGATGTATGGAAGATGGAGTTTAGCTCAGTAGAGGAGGcaaaagaattttataatttatttgctaAAGTTACCGGATTCAGTGTTAGAAAGGATGATGTGAAacgaaataaaaatcaaaatatagtaTCTCGTAAGTGGGTTTGTTCGAAAGAAGGATATCGACATAGAGTGTGTTTAGAGAACGAATATCGAAAACGAGAACCTAAGGCAGTAACTCGAGTTGGTTGTGAGGCAACATTTCAGATTGGgtttaacaaacaaataaacaagtGGGTTGTGAAAGAGTTTATGGTTGATCATAATCATCCTTTGGTGGAACAAAAAAATGTCCAATTCCTTCGATCCCATAGGGTCATTAAAAATGTAGATAAAGCTCAATTGAATGCAATGCGAGGTGTTGGAATGGGAACTAACCAAATTATGGATTACATGGTGCAACAATCAGGTGGATATAACAATGTTGGCTTCACAAAAAAAGATCTATATAACCATGTTGATGCTGATCGTAGAGTTCATCTAAGAGATGGTGATGCAGAGGGTGCTTTGGCTTATTTGTGTGGAAAGTCTGAAATGGATCCATCATTTTATTACAAGTACAATGTTGATGAAGACAACCATCTAGCAAACCTGTTTTGGGCAGATTCTACTAGTAAATTGGATTACAGTTGTTTTGGAGATGTGTTAGCATTTGATACAACTTATTGGACTAATGCTTATAAAAAACCGTTGGTCATACTAGTTGGCATTAACCATCACCATCAAACTATAGTGTTTGGATGTGCATTATTGGTAGATGAGAGTGTTAGCACTTATACTTGGGTCTTGGAGACTTTTTTGGACGCAATGAATAACAAGAAGCCTCTTTCTATTATTACTGATGGGGATAAAGCAATGCGTAAAGCCATCAAGAGGATATTTCCAAACTCTTGTCATCGATTATGTGCTTGGCATATTCAACGCAATGCATTCACTAATGTCCATGTCAAAGATTTtactaatcatttttctaagtGCATGTTCATGGAAGGCATcgttgaagaatttgaatgtGCATGGAATGACATGTTGGAAATGTTTAATCTTCATGGACATAAGTGGGTGACTGATATATATGCTAAGCGTTCTAGATGGGCAGAGGCTTATTTAAGGGGGCATTTCTTTGCTGGAATGAAAAGCACACAAAGGTGTGAGAGCATGAATGCATACTTGAATTGTTTCCTTAAAACTCGTTTGAAGTTGTTTGAGTTTGTCAAGCATTTTGATAGAGCACTCTCACGTATTCGTCATAATGAGGCAAAGGCAGAGTTTGAGACACACCATTCTTCAGCTGTTCTAACAACCAAACTCTATGCACTTGAGAAATATGCAGGGACTGTTTTCACAAGGCaatcttttctaaaatttaggGATGAGATGAAGAATGCAGAATTGTTTTTCCCTGTCAGTATAGAAAATTATGGAGGTTATCGTGTCCATACATTGACCAAGTTTAGAAGCCCTGACAAGATTTGGAAA CTGGCTGGTGCTGGCTGCTGGCTAGTGCTGGTTAGTGCTAGCTGGCGTCGCCGCTACTGCCGCGAGGAGGTGGTGATCGTGCTGAAGCCAGGCGCGGAGGGAGAGGCAAGCTGGAAGAAAAGGGAAgtcttgggcttgggcttgagTTGGGGCATTAGGCCCAATCCTATATTGGCTTTGGTTTTGGGTTTAAGTTGGAGCCCAAGCCCAGGGTTGCTGATGGAAGGCCCAATTGCTCCTTATGCTAGCCACTCTCATGGCCCAAGTCTATGA